The proteins below come from a single Stomoxys calcitrans chromosome 1, idStoCalc2.1, whole genome shotgun sequence genomic window:
- the LOC106082526 gene encoding kinesin-like protein KIF3A, translating to MTNDQQNQEQEAEVENVRVVVRARPMDKNEISAGSLGVIKVDKLKRAITVVKPNATANEPPKNYYFDNVFDGDSSQLDLYVDTARPIVEKVLEGYNGTILAYGQTGTGKTYTMSGNPESPQTKGIIPNAFAHIFGHIAKAKENQKFLVRVSYMEIYNEEVRDLLGKDVTKSLEVKERPDIGVFVKDLSGYVVHNADDLENIMKLGNKNRVVGATKMNQESSRSHAIFSITIERSELAEGGQQHVRMGKLQLVDLAGSERQSKTQASGQRLKEATKINLSLSVLGNVISALVDGKSSHIPYRNSKLTRLLQDSLGGNSKTVMCATISPADTNYMETISTLRYASRTKNIQNRMHINEEPKDALLRHFQEEIERLRKQLEEGYEEEPQEEEEEVEDEDDDEEIEAEVLAETQNQMTERALEKQRLRELKLAKKEALEKRKREHQMEISKTKTEQEQLRNKLMSLEGKILVGGENLLEKAQTQEELLDQSLRELEEREKAEQVLRETLQQKETERIDIEERYSSLQEANTGITKKIHRVMQMLMGVKSELADQQQEHQREKEAIYENIRSLSRELALCELVLNSYIPKEYQSMINQYTHWNEDIGEWQLKCVAYTGNNMRKHITDSKASNKDSNDFVDLSHVYLSYNSDSVTQPVRVKSSIASARPRTSGVPRPTTARRY from the coding sequence ATGACTAACGACCAACAAAATCAAGAACAGGAGGCAGAAGTGGAAAATGTCAGGGTTGTGGTGCGAGCTCGACCTATggataaaaatgaaatatccGCTGGATCATTGGGAGTCATCAAAGTGGACAAACTCAAGAGAGCCATTACTGTTGTTAAACCCAATGCCACAGCAAATGAGCCACCCAAAAACTACTATTTTGACAATGTTTTTGATGGTGATAGCAGCCAACTGGATTTGTATGTGGATACTGCTCGCCCCATCGTGGAAAAAGTCTTGGAAGGATACAATGGAACTATTCTGGCATATGGACAAACGGGAACGGGCAAAACCTATACAATGTCAGGGAATCCTGAAAGTCCGCAGACAAAGGGAATAATACCAAACGCTTTTGCTCATATCTTTGGTCATATTGCCAAAGCTAAGGAGAATCAAAAATTTCTGGTTAGAGTCAGTTATATGGAGATATACAACGAAGAAGTCCGAGACTTGTTGGGCAAGGATGTCACTAAAAGTTTGGAAGTTAAAGAGAGACCTGATATTGGTGTGTTTGTCAAAGATTTGAGCGGTTATGTTGTTCACAATGCTGACGACCTGGAAAATATtatgaaattgggtaataaaaacCGTGTAGTGGGAGCCACAAAAATGAACCAGGAATCGTCTAGATCTCATGCTATATTCTCTATAACTATTGAACGCAGTGAGTTGGCCGAAGGAGGACAGCAACACGTGCGTATGGGCAAGCTGCAACTAGTCGATTTGGCTGGTTCCGAAAGACAAAGTAAGACTCAAGCCAGTGGCCAGCGTTTAAAGGAGGCCACAAAGATTAACCTCTCACTCTCAGTATTGGGTAATGTCATTAGCGCCTTGGTGGATGGCAAAAGTTCTCACATTCCATACAGAAATTCCAAATTGACTCGTTTGTTGCAAGATTCATTGGGTGGAAACTCCAAGACCGTCATGTGCGCCACTATTTCCCCAGCTGACACCAACTACATGGAGACGATCTCTACATTGCGCTATGCCAGTCGCACCAAAAACATACAGAATCGCATGCACATTAATGAAGAACCCAAGGATGCATTGCTTAGGCACTTCCAGGAGGAAATCGAACGCTTGCGCAAACAGCTGGAAGAGGGCTATGAAGAGGAGCCCCAAGAGGAGGAGGAAGAAGTAGAGGATGAAGATGATGACGAGGAAATCGAAGCCGAAGTCTTGGCCGAAACTCAAAATCAAATGACTGAGAGGGCCTTAGAGAAACAACGCTTAAGAGAGCTCAAGCTGGCCAAGAAAGAAGCTTTGGAAAAGCGCAAAAGGGAACACCAAATGGAAATATCGAAAACCAAAACGGAACAGGAGCAGTTACGTAACAAACTCATGTCATTGGAGGGTAAGATTTTGGTAGGCGGCGAAAATCTCTTAGAAAAGGCGCAAACACAGGAGGAACTATTGGATCAGTCCCTACGCGAGCTAGAAGAAAGAGAGAAAGCCGAACAAGTACTCCGCGAAACGTTGCAACAAAAAGAAACCGAACGCATTGATATCGAGGAACGATATTCCTCACTGCAAGAGGCCAACACCGGTATCACCAAGAAAATCCACCGTGTTATGCAAATGCTTATGGGTGTCAAATCTGAATTGGCCGACCAACAGCAGGAGCATCAACGCGAGAAAGAGGCCATCTATGAGAATATACGCTCGCTTTCCCGCGAATTGGCGCTATGTGAGTTGGTACTCAACTCCTATATACCCAAGGAATATCAGTCGATGATTAACCAATACACCCACTGGAACGAAGACATTGGCGAATGGCAATTGAAGTGCGTTGCCTACACAGGCAATAACATGCGTAAACACATTACCGACTCCAAGGCTTCTAATAAGGATTCCAATGACTTTGTCGATTTGTCGCATGTTTATCTCAGCTACAATTCCGATTCCGTGACTCAACCTGTACGGGTTAAATCCTCAATTGCTTCAGCACGGCCACGCACCTCAGGCGTTCCCAGACCTACGACAGCAcggcgatattga